DNA from Brassica napus cultivar Da-Ae chromosome C4, Da-Ae, whole genome shotgun sequence:
GTTTATATGGCTATTGGCACGATTTTACTTGAACATGATAGGTTCTATAAGCATACAGCTCGAGTTAGCCTTAGTCTCGGTGGAAGGAAGATCTAAGACTGCTAGATCAGAATGTGATGATCTATGGTTTGAGTTTTTGACAATATAGTTTTTGAATTAGttcttttaaaatagataatttCATTGGAATACATAAACTATTGAAAGTATGAAGTACAAGCTGTAAGTAACTTAACCCAAAGCATTTCCCATGATTTCTTCTGGTACTGACTTCATTTGGGCGTAGGTTCTGCttcattgatgatgcgagaacAACTTTCTTTGAGAGGACGAGGGAAGAATGTATTTAGTGGAAACATATGTGGCCAGCATTTCGCATCCACAGCCGAAGCTGCCTTACAACACATTGGTCCAACATTATCAAACTTTCCCGTGAACACTGATTTGTAGATTTCAGTTACACAACCTTGAACACTGGTAAGTGATGACCAACATTTTGTGAGATCGACTGGAGAACCGGGATGAGAAACCCCAGGAATGGTAGGGACATGATGAGGTGTGGTGTGTGTGAGAACAACTCCGTTGATACGAGAGCAACTATTCTTGAGAAGAGGACGAAAGAATGGATTGAACGGAAACATTTTTGGCCAACACTTATCATCCATATCCATAAACGCCTTGCAACACGCCTAGTTAATACCAAACTTACCGGTTACAGAAAACTTGTAGATGTCAATTACACAATCTTCAGCACTGAAGAGAGATGACCAACATTTTGTGAGATCTATAGGGGAGCCAGGAAAGGAAGTAAATTGAGGTGTTACTTGCACCTCGGCCAAGCCCGGCTGCAATAGTATAGTGGCACATAGTGTCACGATCAGAATCATTGATACTAGAGCTTGGATCCTACCTTCCATGGTGTCtactgtttttatgttttttttgtggaGAAAATAGTTTCTTAACTGGAATGTTTTAAGATATCTCAAGAAGCAAACAATTTATAGAGTAACATACGAATGAGTAAGCTAAATTGAGTCTGAGGGTTACAGTTTGAGAGTCAAAACGTAACAACATCGAATTAACACATGTACGTTTTACACTACAATAACTCGTTGCAGCAAAAAACTTACAATAATACAAGTTGTAGGcatttaataatttcaaaactGTTATTGTGTATTTATAAAGGGTTATatagatttagattttataaTGATTCTAGTGTTCTTCAATTAAAAGACACCTcaaaattatgtcaaaatcttttgttattagTTTATGAACTTGCAATAAGTAGTTAaaagtttataacaatttaAGTTATTGGAATCATCATTTTACAAAATCAACAAAAGTATTGGattgttcaaaaaaattgagagtAATGATTAAAGTTTGTTGTTATTAGTTTATTGATTTGGAACATGTTTATCAAAGTATTACATATTGATCATGTATTCATTatagttaaaaaaatgtaattgcTGCTAACAAAACACATTGTAAAAGTATCATGATGCCCAAATATATAACGGTTTCTACTCTATCACTAGTGCATCGTAAATTTTGTGACCCAACTAAGATGCCAATTAAGGGTATGTTCAACCCAaatctatttttcttcttttataatttctacTAAAATTgtgtaactctattataaagtaagTTTCGCTCCAATAATTGACTTTATAATAGATTTACTCTATTATATCTATTATAGAGGAGAATATAGAAAGATATCACTTTTTCACTacaaaaatgaatgaaaaaatgatattcttctatttttctattgtaGAATCAACCATTAGAACAAAACAtattctataatagaattatactatttcagttagaattatagaggaaaaaacaGGATTGGCTTGAAGATGGTAGAAAGACTCGAATCTAACCGTAGATGAAACGGTAAAAGACCAATGGAAAGTGGATAAAAATGTTGATCAAAagccaaaagaagaagatcaacCAGTGGCCGAGAGAGAAGGAGTAAGGGTGGCAGATGCCCACTATGGAATattcaaatcatttttatttttattttttatttgagaaTTCTATGATTTAATGGTAAAATTTTTTACATGCCCCTTATgaatttaaattgaaatattaCATTTCCCCGCGTAAAACTTTTTTCTTGCTCCACCACCGAGAGAGAGAGGCATAGGATGAAACAGAATACGGAAAGGATAATAACAAACACaaataatcatattataaaatatttaaactctgttggttgacaaaagaaaagataagcTTTGTAGAAGTTTATAGTTATCTTCAGTTAAAATTCTAATATTCTACAAAATTCTTTAGCCTTATTTTTTGAAGtaattaaagataaattttcTAAGATAGccgtttttatgtttttgtcacaaaaatagtgctcaatgaagaaaatgaccaaaataaattttattaaagggtaaaatgtAGTTTTAcgctagggttaactaatctagacttagggtttagagataaGAGTTAGGGTTTTGGggatatggtttcaaattttaaaaaaattaaaataaaagggctattttggtcattttcttttttgaaagctattttgtgacaaaacttaaaaatgactatttgagagaatagCCCGTGATTAAATGATCAGtactttttaatttcaaaatactgtttagttttaaaaatcatcaaaattattttaaaatcacaaaCAAATAACAGCCCCTAAAATATTATGTAGTCGACGTAAGAAAAAAATAGGGCCATTAATTAAAATGGGTTGAATCTTGAAAGCCCAAGGC
Protein-coding regions in this window:
- the LOC106395137 gene encoding uncharacterized protein LOC106395137; the protein is MDMDDKCWPKMFPFNPFFRPLLKNSCSRINGVVLTHTTPHHVPTIPGVSHPGSPVDLTKCWSSLTSVQGCVTEIYKSVFTGKFDNVGPMCCKAASAVDAKCWPHMFPLNTFFPRPLKESCSRIINEAEPTPK